The following coding sequences are from one Salvia hispanica cultivar TCC Black 2014 chromosome 3, UniMelb_Shisp_WGS_1.0, whole genome shotgun sequence window:
- the LOC125214911 gene encoding signal recognition particle subunit SRP72-like, translated as MYNFAPVEEEKKKRFCESQESILGLLKEQCLVYKFPSSESIVTIFFIYTKFVLKYRVSDQVLSIAPGDEDAIRCKVVALIKNDKIDDALSAIEKLSRKSSIDLTFFKAYCLYRQNKLDEALTSLKGQNGDSAAMLLESQILFRLGRMDACVSVYQNLQKSKIDSLEINFVAALVTAGRATEVQGTIESLRLKPTSSFELAYNVACSLIERNKLQDAEQLLLSARRIGQETLMEENLLDDDIETELAPVAVQLGYVQQVLGNNPEALEAYSTLIKKNLADETSLAVAKNNLIALKGPKDVSDGLRKLDKLIVKGDGPTFSLASGLDLKLSPKQREAIYVNRLLLLLHSNKLDQARELASALPTMFPKSIMPVLLQAAVHVRENKANKAEEILGNFANKFPDKSNAILLARAQVAASAGHPQIAAESLLKIQDIQHMPATTATIVALKERAGDIDGADAVFDSAIQWWSNAMAEDNKLAVIMREAALFKLRHGKKNEAARLFEELIKTHKSIDALVGLIETAAHTDVAKAESYEKQLKPLTGLKGIDVDALEKTSGAKHVDNGPIAGIPEAYEQKSKEKTKKKRKRKPKYPKGFDPANPGPPPDPERWLPKRERSSYRPKRKDKRAAQVRGSQGAVGKEAAYTVSSKSSQTTNSKGTSQSASTEQTKPSSKSRKKSRN; from the exons ATGTATAATTTTGCCCctgtggaagaagaaaaaaagaaacgaTTCTGCGAGAGCCAAGAGTCGATCCTTGGTCTTCTAAAAGAGCAA TgtttagtttataaatttcCTTCGTCCGAATCTATAgtaactatattttttatctacACTAagtttgttttgaaatatagGGTATCCGATCAAG TTCTTTCGATTGCGCCGGGAGATGAAGATGCGATTCGGTGCAAAGTCGTGGCTCTGATTAAAAACGACAAAATTGATGATGCTTTGTCAGCAATTGAAAAATTGTCCAGGAAATCTTCAATAGATTTAACTTTCTTCAAG GCATACTGCTTATATCGACAAAATAAGTTGGATGAAGCTTTGACTTCTTTGAAAGGGCAAAATGGGGACTCTGCAGCTATGTTGTTAGAGTCACAGATTTTATTTCGTTTAGGAAGAATGGATGCATGTGTATCAGTGTATCAAAATCTTCAGAAGTCCAAGATAGATTCTCTAGAAATCAATTTTGTTGCTGCATTGGTAACTGCTGGGAGGGCTACCGAAGTCCAGGGGACAATTGAGTCTCTCAGACTTAAACCAACAAGCAGTTTCGAATTGGCTTACAATGTTGCTTGCTCTTTGATAGAAAGAAACAAGCTTCAAGATGCGGAACAACTTTTGCTGTCAGCTCGAAG AATTGGCCAGGAAACACTGATGGAAGAGAACTTATTGGATGATGACATAGAAACCGAGTTGGCACCTGTAGCTGTTCAACTAGGATATGTTCAACAG GTCCTAGGAAACAATCCAGAAGCTCTAGAAGCTTACTCTACTCTTATCAAGAAAAATTTGGCAGATGAAACATCACTTGCGGTGGCAAAAAACAACCTTATTGCATTGAAGGGCCCTAAGGATGTGTCAGATGGATTGAGAAAGCTTGATAAGCTAATAGTGAAGGGTGATGGACCTACTTTCTCTCTTGCTAGCGGCCTTGACCTAAAGCTCTCCCCAAAGCAGAGGGAAGCTATATATGTTAACCGTTtgttattactactacattcAAACAAGTTGGATCAG GCTAGAGAACTTGCTTCTGCACTTCCAACCATGTTTCCGAAGAGTATTATGCCAGTGCTTCTCCAAGCTGCTGTGCATGTGAGAGAAAACAAAGCCAATAAGGCCGAGGAGATACTTGGGAATTTCGCAAATAAGTTTCCTGATAAGTCAAACGCTATCCTGCTTGCGAGGGCACAGGTTGCGGCATCTGCTGGCCATCCTCAAATTGCAGCTGAGTCACTGCTAAAAATACAAGATATTCAGCACATGCCTGCAACGACTGCTACCATCGTGGCACTCAAAGAACGTGCTGGAGACATAGATGGAGCTGATGCTGTATTTGATTCTGCAATACAGTGGTGGTCCAATGCCATGGCTGAAGACAATAAACTTGCTGTCATCATGCGAGAGGCTGCTTTATTTAAGCTCCGGCATGGAAAGAAAAACGAAGCTGCTCGTCTGTTTGAGGAGCTCATTAAAACCCATAAAAGCATTGACGCTTTGGTAGGTCTCATTGAGACTGCTGCTCATACAGATGTTGCAAAGGCGGAATCTTATGAGAAGCAGTTGAAACCCCTTACTGGTCTAAAGGGAATCGATGTGGATGCTTTGGAGAAGACTTCTGGTGCAAAGCACGTTGACAATGGGCCAATCGCAGGCATTCCTGAGGCATACGAACAAAAGAGcaaggagaaaacaaagaagaaaagaaagaggaaGCCCAAGTACCCGAAAGGCTTCGACCCTGCAAACCCTGGTCCTCCACCAGATCCAGAAAGGTGGCTGCCAAAGCGGGAGAGGTCAAGTTATAGGCCTAAGAGAAAGGATAAGAGAGCAGCACAGGTCAGGGGTTCTCAGGGTGCAGTCGGTAAAGAAGCTGCATACACTGTTAGTTCAAAATCTAGCCAAACGACCAACTCTAAAGGAACATCTCAGAGTGCCAGCACAGAACAAACCAAGCCTTCCTCGAAGTCCAGGAAGAAATCGAGGAACTGA
- the LOC125210706 gene encoding uncharacterized protein LOC125210706 isoform X1, which translates to MTTIWNGLLIFAFYTLTLFCVAAVQAVPYDYSYTLACTPVPEVPQYDGGIIVNPLFDDGLEGWTSTGGATLEYAKSFDGNSFAIISNTVTLGSDGISQCFNAENDKFYTISAIFTAWFQTSVDEATAHIKVITSTANQTANWIEQLRNGGYDGPLGIGLEGHFGVVEPNFAYIRASIDMLHAAALPIWITEFDVPTLLMSWTVTL; encoded by the exons ATGACGACCATTTGGAACGGTCTCCTCATCTTCGCCTTCTATACCCTCACACTTTTCTGCG TTGCTGCTGTCCAGGCAGTGCCATATGATTACTCGTACACACTTGCG TGTACGCCGGTGCCCGAGGTACCACAGTATGACGGGGGGATCATCGTGAACCCCTTATTTGACGACGGACTAGAGGGATGGACGTCGACCGGTGGTGCAACATTAGAGTATGCAAAATCGTTTGACGGGAATAGCTTCGCCATTATTTCCAACACAGTTACACTTGGATCCGATGGCATTTCGCAGTGTTTCAACGCGGAGAATGACAAATTCTACACTATCTCAG CAATATTTACAGCGTGGTTCCAAACAAGTGTAGATGAAGCTACGGCACATATAAAAGTCATAACAAGCACCGCAAATCAAACGGCTAACTGGATTGAGCAGCTCAGGAACGGCGGCTACGATGGTCCCCTGGGGATTGGCCTTGAGGGCCATTTCGGAGTAGTGGAGCCAAACTTCGCGTACATTAGGGCTTCCATCGATATGCTTCACGCCGCTGCACTCCCGATATGGATCACCGAATTCGATGTCCCTACCCTACTAATGTCTTGGACGGtaactttataa
- the LOC125210706 gene encoding uncharacterized protein LOC125210706 isoform X2, translating into MTTIWNGLLIFAFYTLTLFCVAAVQAVPYDYSYTLACTPVPEVPQYDGGIIVNPLFDDGLEGWTSTGGATLEYAKSFDGNSFAIISNTVTLGSDGISQCFNAENDKFYTISAWFQTSVDEATAHIKVITSTANQTANWIEQLRNGGYDGPLGIGLEGHFGVVEPNFAYIRASIDMLHAAALPIWITEFDVPTLLMSWTVTL; encoded by the exons ATGACGACCATTTGGAACGGTCTCCTCATCTTCGCCTTCTATACCCTCACACTTTTCTGCG TTGCTGCTGTCCAGGCAGTGCCATATGATTACTCGTACACACTTGCG TGTACGCCGGTGCCCGAGGTACCACAGTATGACGGGGGGATCATCGTGAACCCCTTATTTGACGACGGACTAGAGGGATGGACGTCGACCGGTGGTGCAACATTAGAGTATGCAAAATCGTTTGACGGGAATAGCTTCGCCATTATTTCCAACACAGTTACACTTGGATCCGATGGCATTTCGCAGTGTTTCAACGCGGAGAATGACAAATTCTACACTATCTCAG CGTGGTTCCAAACAAGTGTAGATGAAGCTACGGCACATATAAAAGTCATAACAAGCACCGCAAATCAAACGGCTAACTGGATTGAGCAGCTCAGGAACGGCGGCTACGATGGTCCCCTGGGGATTGGCCTTGAGGGCCATTTCGGAGTAGTGGAGCCAAACTTCGCGTACATTAGGGCTTCCATCGATATGCTTCACGCCGCTGCACTCCCGATATGGATCACCGAATTCGATGTCCCTACCCTACTAATGTCTTGGACGGtaactttataa
- the LOC125210706 gene encoding uncharacterized protein LOC125210706 isoform X3 — protein MTTIWNGLLIFAFYTLTLFCVAAVQAVPYDYSYTLACTPVPEVPQYDGGIIVNPLFDDGLEGWTSTGGATLEYAKSFDGNSFAIISNTVTLGSDGISQCFNAENDKFYTISDEATAHIKVITSTANQTANWIEQLRNGGYDGPLGIGLEGHFGVVEPNFAYIRASIDMLHAAALPIWITEFDVPTLLMSWTVTL, from the exons ATGACGACCATTTGGAACGGTCTCCTCATCTTCGCCTTCTATACCCTCACACTTTTCTGCG TTGCTGCTGTCCAGGCAGTGCCATATGATTACTCGTACACACTTGCG TGTACGCCGGTGCCCGAGGTACCACAGTATGACGGGGGGATCATCGTGAACCCCTTATTTGACGACGGACTAGAGGGATGGACGTCGACCGGTGGTGCAACATTAGAGTATGCAAAATCGTTTGACGGGAATAGCTTCGCCATTATTTCCAACACAGTTACACTTGGATCCGATGGCATTTCGCAGTGTTTCAACGCGGAGAATGACAAATTCTACACTATCTCAG ATGAAGCTACGGCACATATAAAAGTCATAACAAGCACCGCAAATCAAACGGCTAACTGGATTGAGCAGCTCAGGAACGGCGGCTACGATGGTCCCCTGGGGATTGGCCTTGAGGGCCATTTCGGAGTAGTGGAGCCAAACTTCGCGTACATTAGGGCTTCCATCGATATGCTTCACGCCGCTGCACTCCCGATATGGATCACCGAATTCGATGTCCCTACCCTACTAATGTCTTGGACGGtaactttataa
- the LOC125216399 gene encoding pentatricopeptide repeat-containing protein At2g30780-like isoform X1, translated as MAAALRILRAKYTSAVTVGHRFTRLLTIQHDSSLSYDSSAEIPLLQKLLKAPLSTIKSTLDSEFSSDAAEFPCAALLSSLNTSAPQKAYLIIEWKLEKLRNDDAKDVTSYARLISLCGSIKNLHLALLVFSSMEEQGIIPASPVFNALISTSLSSGNLITALSLFEIMEGSESYKPDEDTYNAFISAYASMGNKTAAEDWFKAKMEAGFPADAQAYGSLVHCCIKLRAYEDARRYFEEMMFEGILPDESSVVQDVLLMFCRQRNSQRVKEVLKFVRWRIDLNVCKKVVDLYRELGLAGDLEELLVALSESGQSSEARSVVHCALMRMYADRDRLDDVEYCVGRMLKDGVSFSCDEDVEKVICCYFRREAYDRLDMFLERVKQHSYKLTKTAYDLLGAGYRRAGLLEKTNDVVNEMKRTGFL; from the exons ATGGCGGCGGCGCTGCGGATTCTTCGAGCCAAATACACTTCGGCGGTAACCGTAGGCCACCGCTTTACGCGGCTTCTCACCATTCAACACGATTCTTCTTTATCTTACGACTCATCAGCCGAAATCCCTCTGCTACAGAAGCTTCTTAAAGCACCGCTTTCAACGATCAAATCAACACTCGATTCTGAGTTCAGCTCCGACGCGGCCGAGTTCCCCTGCGCCGCTCTGCTTTCTTCTCTCAACACATCCGCTCCGCAGAAAGCTTATTTG ATTATCGAATGGAAACTAGAGAAGTTGAGAAACGATGATGCAAAAGATGTCACTAGTTATGCTCGATTGATATCGTTGTGCGGGAGCATCAAAAACCTCCATTTAGCACTGCTTGTGTTTTCATCAATGGAGGAACAAGGAATTATTCCAGCTTCTCCAGTTTTTAATGCCCTAATATCAACAAGCTTATCCTCGGGTAATTTGATCACAGCATTGAGCTTATTTGAGATAATGGAGGGCTCGGAGAGCTACAAACCTGATGAAGACACCTACAACGCCTTCATCTCTGCGTATGCAAGCATGGGAAACAAGACTGCAGCGGAGGATTGGTTCAAGGCTAAGATGGAGGCTGGATTTCCTGCTGATGCTCAGGCATATGGTTCCCTCGTGCATTGCTGCATCAAACTGAGGGCTTATGAGGATGCTCGGAGATATTTTGAGGAGATGATGTTTGAAGGTATATTGCCTGATGAATCATCGGTTGTTCAAGACGTGCTGCTGATGTTCTGTCGGCAGAGAAACTCGCAAAGGGTGAAGGAGGTTTTGAAGTTTGTCAGGTGGCGGATTGATTTGAATGTGTGTAAGAAGGTTGTGGATTTGTATCGGGAGCTAGGGTTGGCAGGAGATCTGGAAGAGCTATTGGTGGCCTTGTCAGAGTCGGGCCAGAGTTCAGAAGCTCGTTCTGTGGTTCACTGCGCGTTGATGAGAATGTATGCGGATAGGGATAGATTGGATGATGTTGAGTACTGTGTGGGCCGAATGCTGAAGGATGGCGTCTCGTTTAGCTGTGATGAGGATGTTGAGAAGGTGATATGTTGCTATTTCAGGAGGGAAGCTTATGATAGGCTCGACATGTTCTTGGAACGTGTGAAACAGCATTCGTATAAGCTCACGAAAACAGCTTATGATCTGCTGGGAGCTGGCTACCGGCGTGCGGGCCTGTTGGAGAAAACGAACGACGTGGTGAATGAGATGAAACGCACCGGTTTTCTCTAG
- the LOC125216399 gene encoding pentatricopeptide repeat-containing protein At2g30780-like isoform X2, translated as MTDAIFLACYSQIIEWKLEKLRNDDAKDVTSYARLISLCGSIKNLHLALLVFSSMEEQGIIPASPVFNALISTSLSSGNLITALSLFEIMEGSESYKPDEDTYNAFISAYASMGNKTAAEDWFKAKMEAGFPADAQAYGSLVHCCIKLRAYEDARRYFEEMMFEGILPDESSVVQDVLLMFCRQRNSQRVKEVLKFVRWRIDLNVCKKVVDLYRELGLAGDLEELLVALSESGQSSEARSVVHCALMRMYADRDRLDDVEYCVGRMLKDGVSFSCDEDVEKVICCYFRREAYDRLDMFLERVKQHSYKLTKTAYDLLGAGYRRAGLLEKTNDVVNEMKRTGFL; from the coding sequence ATGactgatgcaattttcttgGCCTGCTATAGCCAGATTATCGAATGGAAACTAGAGAAGTTGAGAAACGATGATGCAAAAGATGTCACTAGTTATGCTCGATTGATATCGTTGTGCGGGAGCATCAAAAACCTCCATTTAGCACTGCTTGTGTTTTCATCAATGGAGGAACAAGGAATTATTCCAGCTTCTCCAGTTTTTAATGCCCTAATATCAACAAGCTTATCCTCGGGTAATTTGATCACAGCATTGAGCTTATTTGAGATAATGGAGGGCTCGGAGAGCTACAAACCTGATGAAGACACCTACAACGCCTTCATCTCTGCGTATGCAAGCATGGGAAACAAGACTGCAGCGGAGGATTGGTTCAAGGCTAAGATGGAGGCTGGATTTCCTGCTGATGCTCAGGCATATGGTTCCCTCGTGCATTGCTGCATCAAACTGAGGGCTTATGAGGATGCTCGGAGATATTTTGAGGAGATGATGTTTGAAGGTATATTGCCTGATGAATCATCGGTTGTTCAAGACGTGCTGCTGATGTTCTGTCGGCAGAGAAACTCGCAAAGGGTGAAGGAGGTTTTGAAGTTTGTCAGGTGGCGGATTGATTTGAATGTGTGTAAGAAGGTTGTGGATTTGTATCGGGAGCTAGGGTTGGCAGGAGATCTGGAAGAGCTATTGGTGGCCTTGTCAGAGTCGGGCCAGAGTTCAGAAGCTCGTTCTGTGGTTCACTGCGCGTTGATGAGAATGTATGCGGATAGGGATAGATTGGATGATGTTGAGTACTGTGTGGGCCGAATGCTGAAGGATGGCGTCTCGTTTAGCTGTGATGAGGATGTTGAGAAGGTGATATGTTGCTATTTCAGGAGGGAAGCTTATGATAGGCTCGACATGTTCTTGGAACGTGTGAAACAGCATTCGTATAAGCTCACGAAAACAGCTTATGATCTGCTGGGAGCTGGCTACCGGCGTGCGGGCCTGTTGGAGAAAACGAACGACGTGGTGAATGAGATGAAACGCACCGGTTTTCTCTAG
- the LOC125211904 gene encoding rhomboid-like protein 11, chloroplastic isoform X1, which produces MAFDDCVCATWDFIDVDVIFFELELSNFKLDSYRAMIQLNLQLQLQQKQFITLPKFHGGMRPLPEVSRLTFGLWKKPISRLLLYRAKDNSDIISQLELGKPEEKRKGEKRVNGIFWILLINIGIYVADHVFQVPLIKELYLYHNQPAWHQFITSTFCHFNWSHLSSNLFFLYIFGKLVEEEEGNFALWLSYILTGAGANLVSWLVLPRNAVSIGASGAVFGLFAISVLVKMSWDWRKILEVLILGQFVVEKVMEAAQASARIGGSFRGGGYAMQNVNHIAHLSGALIGVVLIWLLSSVPTPTDEK; this is translated from the exons atggccttCGACGATTGTGTTTGCGCTACTTGGGATTTCATCGATGTGGATGTGATCTTCTTCGAATTGGAGCTCTCCAACTTCAAATTGGATTCTTATAGAGCAATGATTCAGCTCAATCTTCAGCTTCAGCTTCAGCAGAAGCAGTTTATCACACTGCCCAAATTCCACGGCGGTATGCGCCCTCTTCCTGAAGTTAGTCGACTTACCTTTGGACTGTGGAAGAAGCCGATTTCTCGATTGTTGCTCTACAGAGCGAAGGACAATTCAG ACATTATATCACAGCTGGAACTTGGGAAGCCCGAAGAGAAAAGGAAGGGCGAGAAGCGTGTCAATGGCATATTCTGGATTCTACTGATCAATATTGGGATATATGTGGCTGATCACGTCTTCCAG gTTCCGTTGATTAAGGAACTGTATCTTTATCATAATCAGCCTGCTTGGCACCAGTTTATAACGTCTACGTTCTGTCATTTCAACTG GAGCCATCTATCGAGCAATCTGTTTTTCTTGTACATTTTTG GAAAGCtcgttgaagaagaagagggaaACTTTGCTTTGTGGCTCTCCTATATCTTGACGGGTGCAGGGGCGAACCTTGTTTCATGGTTAGTTCTTCCACGAAATGCTGTTTCCATCGGGGCATCTGGTGCTGTATTTGGACTCTTTGCTATTAGTGTCCTCGTGAAG ATGTCGTGGGACTGGAGGAAGATCCTTGAAGTTCTTATACTGGGGCAATTCGTGGTAGAAAAG GTGATGGAAGCAGCCCAAGCTTCGGCGAGAATAGGTGGAAGCTTCCGAGGAGGTGGGTACGCGATGCAGAACGTAAACCATATTGCCCATCTCTCGGGCGCTCTCATTGGTGTGGTTCTAATCTGGCTGCTCAGTAGTGTTCCCACACCAACTGACGAGAAATAG
- the LOC125211904 gene encoding rhomboid-like protein 11, chloroplastic isoform X2 — protein sequence MAFDDCVCATWDFIDVDVIFFELELSNFKLDSYRAMIQLNLQLQLQQKQFITLPKFHGGMRPLPEVSRLTFGLWKKPISRLLLYRAKDNSDIISQLELGKPEEKRKGEKRVNGIFWILLINIGIYVADHVFQVPLIKELYLYHNQPAWHQFITSTFCHFNWSHLSSNLFFLYIFGKLVEEEEGNFALWLSYILTGAGANLVSWLVLPRNAVSIGASGAVFGLFAISVLVKMSWDWRKILEVLILGQFVVEKRFSGAGI from the exons atggccttCGACGATTGTGTTTGCGCTACTTGGGATTTCATCGATGTGGATGTGATCTTCTTCGAATTGGAGCTCTCCAACTTCAAATTGGATTCTTATAGAGCAATGATTCAGCTCAATCTTCAGCTTCAGCTTCAGCAGAAGCAGTTTATCACACTGCCCAAATTCCACGGCGGTATGCGCCCTCTTCCTGAAGTTAGTCGACTTACCTTTGGACTGTGGAAGAAGCCGATTTCTCGATTGTTGCTCTACAGAGCGAAGGACAATTCAG ACATTATATCACAGCTGGAACTTGGGAAGCCCGAAGAGAAAAGGAAGGGCGAGAAGCGTGTCAATGGCATATTCTGGATTCTACTGATCAATATTGGGATATATGTGGCTGATCACGTCTTCCAG gTTCCGTTGATTAAGGAACTGTATCTTTATCATAATCAGCCTGCTTGGCACCAGTTTATAACGTCTACGTTCTGTCATTTCAACTG GAGCCATCTATCGAGCAATCTGTTTTTCTTGTACATTTTTG GAAAGCtcgttgaagaagaagagggaaACTTTGCTTTGTGGCTCTCCTATATCTTGACGGGTGCAGGGGCGAACCTTGTTTCATGGTTAGTTCTTCCACGAAATGCTGTTTCCATCGGGGCATCTGGTGCTGTATTTGGACTCTTTGCTATTAGTGTCCTCGTGAAG ATGTCGTGGGACTGGAGGAAGATCCTTGAAGTTCTTATACTGGGGCAATTCGTGGTAGAAAAG AGGTTTTCAGGTGCCGgaatatga
- the LOC125215649 gene encoding sulfite exporter TauE/SafE family protein 3: MAGNLEKWKAFGPFFTVVWSFLMAALFVSAERNLKQDTSSRNAAADSPRDLDFLSAVANFLWQEDQSGYQHVWPDLAFNWQIVVGTVIGFLGAAFGSVGGVGGGGIFVPMLSLIIGFDAKSATAISKCMIMGAAASTVYYNLKLRHPTIDMPIIDYDLAVLIQPMLMLGISIGVAFNVVFADWMVTVLLIILFIGTSTKAFLKGIETWNKETIMKKEAAKRSETNGNGQEADYKLLPAGPSAEAKPFEEPTVGIIDNVCWKECGLLFFVWFAFLALQLIKSNTTTCSAIYWVVNFMQIPVALGVSGYEGFCLYKGYRKLGSKGDDGTNFKIHQLITYGLFGILAGLVGGLLGLGGGFIMGPLFLELGIPPQVSSATATFAMMFSSSMSVVEYYLLKRFPVPYALYFIAIATVAALIGQHVVRRLIVVLGRASIIIFILASTIFVSAISLGGVGISNMIGKIQRNEYMGFEDLCKYDA; encoded by the exons atggcGGGAAATCTGGAGAAATGGAAGGCGTTTGGACCCTTTTTCACGGTTGTGTGGAGCTTTTTGATGGCTGCGTTATTTGTTTCTGCTGAGAGAAACTTAAAGCAAGATACCTCCTCTCGAAATGCGGCCGCGGATTCGCCTCgtgatttggattttttgtCGGCCGTTGCGAATTTCTTGTGGCAGGAGGATCAATCTGGATACCAGCACGTTTGGCCG GATCTGGCATTCAACTGGCAGATCGTTGTTGGCACCGTGATTGGATTCCTTGGTGCGGCCTTTGGGAGCGTGGGTGgtgttggtggtggtggcATATTCGTTCCCATGCTCTCTCTAATTATTGGGTTTGATGCGAAATCAGCAACTGCTATCTCAAAAT GTATGATCATGGGGGCTGCTGCCTCGACTGTTTACTACAATCTTAAGCTCAGACATCCAACCATCGACATGCCAATTATTGATTATGATTTGGCCGTTCTAATCCAGCCGATGCTCATGCTTGGCATTAGTATTGGAGTTGCTTTCAATGTCGTATTTGCTGATTGGATGGTTACTGTGCTtctaattattctttttatag GTACATCTACTAAGGCCTTCTTAAAGGGGATCGAAACATGGAATAAAGAAACTATCATGAAAAAG GAGGCTGCAAAGCGATCTGAGACAAATG GCAATGGTCAAGAAGCAGATTACAAGCTTCTTCCAGCGGGACCCAGTGCCGAGGCCAAACCCTTCGAAGAACCAACT GTTGGAATTATTGACAATGTATGTTGGAAAGAATGCGGGCTTCTTTTCTTCGTGTGGTTTGCGTTTCTTGCCCTGCAGCTTATCAAG TCGAATACAACAACATGCTCTGCAATATATTGGGTGGTTAACTTCATGCAG ATTCCTGTAGCTTTAGGTGTATCGGGTTATGAAGGGTTTTGCCTGTACAAGGGCTACCGGAAACTTGGTTCCAAGGGAGATGACGGTACTAACTTCAAAATTCACCAGCTCATCACCTATGGCCTTTTTGGCATCCTTGCTGGACTAGTCGGGGGCCTTCTAGGTCTTGGAGGCGGATTCATCATGGGCCCGTTGTTTCTTGAACTCGGCATTCCTCCTCAG GTTTCAAGTGCCACGGCGACCTTCGCCATGATGTTCTCCTCGTCTATGTCCGTTGTTGAATACTACCTTCTAAAGCGATTCCCTGTTCCTTACG CTCTCTACTTCATCGCCATTGCAACCGTGGCCGCCTTGATCGGGCAGCACGTCGTGAGAAGGCTGATCGTCGTGCTAGGGAGGGCCtccatcatcatcttcattcTTGCTTCCACGATCTTCGTCAGTGCGATATCGCTAG GCGGGGTAGGCATCTCGAACATGATCGGGAAGATCCAACGGAACGAGTACATGGGCTTCGAGGACCTCTGCAAGTACGACGCGTGA